The following DNA comes from Astatotilapia calliptera chromosome 6, fAstCal1.2, whole genome shotgun sequence.
attttgtataagttcatactcaagtttaaaacaacaactacactaaagctattctgttatacctgtatgcaaaaaaaaaaatttcatagttcagcaatactgatcgatctaataaacttaaaacgacaccatcctccctattctggtattttaaagagtacttagcataaatattaagcaacctaactaatagggctccaactcccagcaacaacaaaaataaataaataaaaaatagggaaccacccctcacgcgccacctcatgatgcttaatcgacgtaatcaaccttaatttgatgcagtgtgaaaaaaaaatgcacagaaatcaattctttttcaagaaatattaaatagattcaacatctttcttcaacaaaattgcagactacacagatggtaccttcccaaaggaaaaagtactatagcttactagggtatatatatcttagacttaatagtcactatatacagtaattgacttctattcattttacatcagattaaaactttgggtgtaagattcagataaatattaaataattaaaagcgagacattttaaatgagaataagaaagaaaagtatgtctttgtgtagCCGCTAAGACTGGTGGACCTAAATCTTCACCACCACGTCTTTATACATACAAGCGCAAAGGGGAGTGAGCGGGTCAGCGCTCAGGGCACAGAAACtcagctggcttcaaacaccatttatttccataaaaaAACACAGCCAGAGTCACAAATACAAGATAAAATTCCCcgtatacaataaaaatagtgtTGCAACCCGCTAAAAACCCTGCTGGCAGAAATAACtatacaatattaaaacaaGGCTAAATGAATCTTTTTCATATGCTAAAATTACCCTCCCATAGTCCCATaatcccacagtccagccacACCTGGGCGAATGGTTCTTATATgaaagagacaggagaggaacttCTCTTCCAGTATGGTAAAACTCGTCAGCAACAGACCAGGGAGGGGGCTCCTATCGCAGACCTGTCTCCTCCTGACAGCGCGTCGCCGTACAGTCCCGCCCCACTCCACACCTGAACACGGCCTCCCTCGTCTCACCGTCAGATGCAGGCAGAGGGGCATCCCTGCCCTGTCGTGCATTGCAGCCATCGCCACCCACTGTTGCCGTTCCTGCCGTTAGGACTGGATCGCCGAACAACTCGCAGCGCCCCACAGTCAGGCAGCAGTTCGTTCCACACACGTGCGGGGTTGCACGCGttcctttttctcctcctcacccttCGTGCGTCACTCCTCTCTCCTTTTGTCTCTGCGCTCACCATCCCCTTTAACAGGTCAACCTGGTGGCTGATAGGCCACCTTGGGGAAcgcccccacctcacaggtgcctaCAATTATCTGTTTAGTCCACAGTGGGTTAAAGGAACATGgtacaacattaacacaaatataaatatgaggATAAAACCATGCAGTATAAAtatcaacaaacaaacatgcaatataaatatcactataaaatcatgcaaataaaatcaacactatGTACCAATACACAGattgataaaacataaaaacacaaatttccgcTGTGTGAtatttgtgcccccttttccctgttaatgccctatcggcccccctggctaaactttgctagatgcgcccctgcacagttaccagcgtcagctacgtagggaaagatcctcgagtagaaagtaatattaaatacattctaacaacagctgatcaaacttaaacgtgctgctgttgttcagccgctggtttcctctttctggtgcaaagtgggccaaaagcaaacaagagacacggactcgcgacagaaaagccgatcagctgatcattaagcagtttcatgattgaagtagcagccggagagcgagaggcagtcgctcgttaagcttaacgcaggaatgctttacaaacattcagagatggacttacacacttgctttacttctctcggagataactttgtcggagatgaaatgccgggttgctagcgaagctccacatgctatccagaccaccggcgctgtatcacgtgatgcatactgctccgacgtgctaacattctgaggtgagttacggcgtgttgcaagttttgtgaggtgctttcgtgatatttaatggatcggattacattttttatttttctccgatatccgatccagtaatttaggtcagtatcggaccgatacgtaatatcggatcggtccatctctactctaAAGCTTAAGGGATTTCCATCTCACCCAATCcagaaattgcagtttttggctGTGTACGTTTCAGAACTATCCCTGCGACTGTGCGGGTGCCAATCGACCTCAGAATGATGATTGCGAAAAGACTTATTCTAAAGGAATGGAAGTCCGCTGCTCCTCCCTCCTTCAGTGTCTGGCTCAATTACATGTTATCAGTCATTCAGCTGGAAAAAGTTCGATACCTGCAAACACCTGCAGCAAAAGTTTTCTCAAAATCCTGGACTCTGTTTTGTACTCACCTTGAGAAAGCTCATGTTGTATAAACATGTACCATGGCGATGCAATTTCCCTGTTTAATACATATTCATGacatttaattcattatggATACTGGTAGTTTcaaattttaatgttttctttcttttttcttttgtctttccctattaattattattattgtgctaTTTCTTGTCCTATCATCTCAGCGCCTGagctgtatttgtttgttcATGGGGTTTTCTatgctgaaaaaattaaaataaaatattgaaaaaaaaaaaataaacaaacatcagtCAGGGAACTGACACTAGTCTGGGGATGGAGACGGGGAAATATAAAGCATGATGCAGACGTGTAGTGTGTTAGTTAAACTATCTTGTAAATATGTCTTTAATACAAAAAAGATTAATGTTTAACAATACaggagagggtgtgtgtgtgtgtgtgtgtgtgttgttcagGAGCTGTAGAAAATACCATGTTTGAGCAATGCTCAAAAACGACTTCCTCCTGACCTAATTTTAAACTTTCCTCTTACTGTCATGTGAGCCAAACTTTCTCTTCATATTCTTCTGTCATGTGAATAAGTCTTATTCCTACTGCAGACTTCATGAGAGAATTTAAATAGTGGAGAAACAATCTGGAAATTAAATCAGGTAACAACTCGGATTTAGTTGTCAGtcactgaaaaatgtttttttaagagcATTGTCAGCTTCACTGACTGTGAGTATCTTTCTTTGTTGCTTTTATAAACATATAGAGCAATTCTCTATCAATCACGTTGAACCTCATTGTCCTGCTGTGAATTTTCATGTAAAATCTCTTcagggaaaaaaacccccacgggttttaaactaatttctgttttaaaaaaatacatgcagTTTATTGTGTCAGATTGGCAGTCTGTCCGGAGTGTACCCCACTTCACGACCCATAGTACCTGGTGATAATGGTGAAAGaacatttagtttattttctttcttttttttattcatgatCACTGGTGGCGCTTGAAATTTTCATGATTTGAATTTAAGTTGATTTGAACATAGTTTTTATGCTTATATATTCAAGGCTTATATGACAAGGTCcaagcaagcaaaaaaaaaaaaaaaaggaacttaTTCAGCTCAATTGCACAAGTCCAAAAAATCCACAAGCTGAGGAAAACTAAAAATTCCAAGAACACAAGAGGCAGCATAGACGAGAAGAGGAAAGACTTTGGTgatgaaaacaggaaagacaGGGCTCTAAATATTCACACCGAAGGCCAATCAGAGCAAGCAGATACACATGGGCCAAACTAGACCCAGGCAATAAAAAATATCAGACATGGGAGGAAGTAAAACTACACATAAGACTCCAGAGGAATATAAAGCAGGACATGAATAACAAGAACCGAAGAAGCTAAAACATAAACAATAACTAGCactaaaatacaacaaaaaaaataataaaataaattagttATTCTTGACCAAGAATTATtaatttcctttcttctttcttaaGAAATGAGCTTCATAATCTTCAAGACCtattcaaacaaacaaaggtgaataaaacaagcacacacattattactatttgttttttttaaacttaggtTTCTTGAGATGGAGATGAATTAACTAAATATTCTGCTTGTTACGGCTactgaaaaactattttatttatttagttcatttagtcatttcactttttttgctGCCatgcagaaatattttaaaaataatttatcttGAAGTTTTGACTTAAGTTCAGCAGAAAATTCAAGTTATTTTCTCAGACATTTGAGCTAGTGAGTTCAAATTTTGAGATGCAGAGCGTAATAAATTTATTAGACCGTCTATCGTTAACTAGAAgaacacacaaatattttaaaaatgcctcaaatttgttaaaaatgaaaaatcatgtttttatttatcagaCAAATTCCTGCTGAATTCATGTTTTACACCCAGTTTTGAGAACACTAGACTTCTCTGAGATGTTAGAAATTAAACATAACCAtccaagctttaaaaaaatgtttctgttcaggaaagaaagtaaatatttctacatATTTGTcaaaactcaaaaaaataatactGACTTTTGAGATAATAACCTGAAATTTTGACATATGGATGCCTTTTTTCCCCAGAGGtggaaacaagcttccatatTTTGATGTGTTGTGTCAGATAACATTTATCATCAAGCACCTAATATGTACTTTTTTCACCCACAGGAGATGTTACATCGCATAATTTTGCTTTTTGTGAGTCTGGTATTTTTGGAACAAGTATCCTTTGCAGATTTTACTTCTTCACAAATAGGTAATATGAAAACGTTTAAACTATTTCTATTAGCTTTCAGTGGTACAGCACACATACACGTAGCGACAAGAAAATACACCATCTGACACTTATCACCTATTAGGACATAATAAAATAATCGATCCTTAGCAGGTCTTAAAATgaggtaaatacaacctcagatgaacaacaactCAAAACATCTTACACCATGTCACTTTTTTCCATGTGGGAAAAAAGATGTTGTGCGCTTTTCACTGCTCAGCTTTCCAGTTGCCTTCTTGGCTCAGCACCACATACGGCTCGCTCCCTGATCCCGGCAACATCCTCAAAAGGGGAGACATGATCAGATGATGGAGGTCAGGTATGTGAGTCAGCCTCAACTGACACCACACCCTGAACCCATTGCTCCACCCCTCcgctgcagctgagccacaagCCACACTCCGACGCAGACATGTTATAatatgtgttgttgtttatctGAAGTAGTATGAACCTAACTTAAAGGACcaaattgttttctattatattTTTCACACAACTGCAAATCTCCAGATTGCTTTACATGTGTACTTTCTTACATTTTCTTGactttgttttcagaaaaatgcacagaaaccaCACGTGAGACAGAAGACTTTGAACAGCTGAAGAAACTCAGGAACAGATTCACTTATATTGCAAGAAGCTGTAAAGAGATCAAGGACCGATATGGTGAATATGAAGGTGAGGACAATACAATCACACAAATCACAAGTCATAATTATTTAACGGGCAACATTCAGGATATTTCTACCCtcttaaaatgaaactatgtTTTCTTAATACTTTGTTTCCAGATGGGGTGTACTACCTCACCACAGCTAATGGCATGCTGTACCAGACTTACTGTGATATGACTACTGCGGGGGGCGGATGGACGCTGGTGGCGAGCGTCCATGAGAACAGCATTTATGGAAGGTGCACAGCCGGCGATCGCTGGTCCAGCCAGCAGGGCAACAATGCTGACCTGCCTGATGGAGATGGAAACTGGTCCAACAGAAACTCCTTTGGAACAGTAGAGAGCGCCACTGCTGATGACTTTAAGGTAAAATCAGCCGTGGTGGTAAAAACAGTGCTGGAATGGAACATTAACTGAAGCACTTGACTTAATTTACTTAAAACTGATTGTGAGATCATAAAATGCAACACACTGCTGTGGTTAGTTTGTTGGAAACTCATCAGTTTCTTGCCAGATGAATTGTTTAGACAGAAATGCTCACAGGATACAACAAGAAGAAGCAACAATTAAATTCCTTGGTTTATCGTCTGATTGTGAATCTTAACCATGATGTAAATAACAGTATTAAACACCAATTAATATCATAGATAAAATATTTACCATAGGAAAAAACATTCACTTTAGTGTCAAACACTTTTGATATTAAAGTATATTTTAGCTGGTTATAAGCTACAGTTCCAGCTTATGTCACTGAATTGGTTCAGTGCAGGTGGGCGTGGGATGTCACAAAAATtctatttgaaaagaaaagcaaaatatttgaaaagcaaaatggagcAATTTATGATGCAAAAGAAGTTAACCCAGAGCACAACTGAACAGGAGGATGACtcactggtcactttattagAGATACTTAGTTGATACCAACTTGGATCCCCTTTGCCTTCTGAGCTGCCTCAATTCCTTGTggccaaagtgtgccaagaaaatattacACCACCTTTGCATCACAACCAGGCTTAATTGTTGATACAAGACAGGATGGAGCCACgccttcatgttgtttatgccaaattctgatccTGCCATCCACTTCAAAATGTTCTTGgaaaacgtttttttttactgcagaaTATAAACCACTGGATCAATTTTCAGAGGCTTTACTCTTTActtttatacatatatgtgtgtgtttctgtgtgagcGTGTGTCCATACATACACACTCATGACAAACTCCCCCAACACTGTTGCAGCAATATCCGGTGAGATACAAAGTTGGAACATGCAGTGACAGAGGGCCAGCTATTCCCATCATATACGACCACGGAGACGCGGAGTCCACCAAAAAGTTGTATGGACCCAATCCAAGAAGTAAGAAGCTCATTTAATCAGATTGAAAATGATAATTTGGATCATTAGAAGACAATTAATTAGACAATTAATGTGTAATAAGAGTCTTTTACATATTTCACACATAAAATAGTTGTTTAAACTTGCAACACAAAATGAATAACAGggtttttaagtatttatgaACATACTCTATTAATTAAACCAGTTGTCATATgaatgtttatttaattatttaatttgtttgtttgtttgtttgtttgtttgaatgaaAGGGGAGTTTGAACCAGGCTTCATCACTTTCAGAGCAATAAACTGGGAATCTGCGGCCATGGCTATCTGCTCTGGTGTCAAGCCGACTGTCGGTTGCAACACTGAACATGTGAGTAATCAGTCGTCACACATCTGCCTATACTGTGTGAGTACACATGGTGTAAAAACCCTGTTTTTAGTATTGtataggaggaggaggatatTTCAACCCTGAGGAGCAGTGTGGGGACTTCCCATCGTTTGACTACGACAGACTGGGCAAAGAGCAAGGCTGGAGCGCCTCCAAAGAGATGACCGAGGCTgctgtgttactgttttaccGCTGAGTGGGTTTGCGTAGCCTCGACTATAGTCAGTCCCAGCTGTAACCAGATCAGGTGACATCAGATTTATTTGTACAGCCATCAATCATAAAATTTCTCTTTTATTGAAGAACAAATCAGAAGTTGACAGTGAAAGAATCATTTGTAATTAAGCAACACAAACCGTAGATGGCACTGCTGAACTGTGTAGTTACACGAAACATTCAAAGTTGTTTTTACTGGAATTAATTTGACAGTTTGTTTTAGtcagcagagaaaaagaaagatgaactGCGAATAGATTTCATGGTCACGGTCTAACCTTCaatttttatgaaaaaaaatttgCATGTAAGTCATCCTCATTATTATTGACGAGCACATAGATCTAAAATACTCAGGACTAACCAGTGAAACtgagtattttttaaatgttgtgtcCATTGCTTCCACTGACAGCTCATGACATAAAAACCTTCAGGTGGTCTAGAGGTCACCTATAGCTGAAAGACAAACTGGCCACGCTGGCTGGATATAGCCATGGACTTCAAACAGATGCTGGAGGTCTAAAGCTTGCACATTTGTTCCCTTGTGTGATGTGTGTCCTCTGATTCTTGGAACTAAAGATCTGATTAATTAAACATCAAATTTTCACTGAAGGTTTAGTAAGAAATGTGGTAAAGATGAAATGCGTTTCCATGGAAACCCTGCTTTGATTAGAATGTTATTAACCTGATCTAGAGCTATATTAAAAGCTAAGACTAGGTGTGGCTTTATTTAACctaaaagacagacagacaaacaaatgaacaaacaaacaacacccACACTTGAAAACTAACTGAAATgactttttgaaataaaaacaaaatacaaatatttgcaGTAAATGTCCTTACTTGTAGTTTTTGACAACACAGCGAGTATGACGCATTTGTTTGATGAGACATGAGATAACTAAACGAGCAAATACCCAGCCTCACaaagtgttgtgtttttattgtaatacctGTTTTAACTTTTCCAAATTTTAGCTGGACAAACACTcttcatataataataataagaaaagcaagaaaaacaaaaatccccctaaaactaacactgaaacTAGCCTAAACTGAATCCAAACCTTTCTAAACAGTAACACCAGAgctgaaaatacaaaactgtaaCATTTAACAACGAATGCTGAGCTTGCGGTAAACGTAACTGCTTTTTTCTCTACCATTTTACTTACCTGACTTCTTACGACCATGGGTCTGATGCAACCTTTGGTTAAGACAGCTAACGACTGCACTGCAAGCAGAAATGATGAATATAAATGTAggtattcatttttttctttttaggaatAATGCacatcttatttatttaataaataaataaatatatttatatcccCCCCTCCTGTATGCCACTCTACGAGTCAGCTGAGCTagaaacttaaaaagaaaaacaaaacaaaactcttaTGGAAGAATACTCTACTCGGAAAACATGTATTGGTAAAATATAGCAAGAATAAAATTGTTCTAATTGTTATGTGTATGCTCTGAATTCCTcagaaacactaaaagaaaatgaaaaacaattaagATGATTAAATATCTAACAAGTTAAAGAAAGGGGATGAAACGGGGTACAGGTGAGGATTTCCGGTGTAGTCTCGATTTTCTGCACTACGCaaacaaaattcaaaataatgggagtttatttttcacattattGACCTCCAGTCTTTAATAATCATTCTCCTCGGTGTTTCTTAGTGTGACAGAAAAGCAAAGCTGAGAAGTGTGAGgtaaatattgtgtttaataaacAAACATCAGTCAGGGAACTGACATTAGTCTGGGGATGGAGACGGGGAAATATATAAAGCACAATGCACATGTGTAGTGGTGGAGGGGGGGACATATTTATCTGTTACACAAGGTGCCCCCCGTACAGTAGGAGCAGGAAGTTCTATATAACATACAGATCAGGATCCAAGTCTACGGTACAAAAACTTAGCAGCAACATGTTAACATCGGAGACCAAGGGGCTAACAAAGTAGtttcatttagaaaaaagtCACAGTATTCTTTAAGCATAAATTtgttaaaaaggtaaaaacagtCCTAAGCATCCTCTAGGGTCAATGCTACTCACAAGATCTGTGTGTGAAATACATAGGTAGGGAAATTATCTATACATTTATACTCTAATATAAAGACCTTCTGGTAATGGCACAGTACAAACTTCCAGGAAACGCGACAAAAATATACAATGTCTTCACGTCACATTTGCAGATTAAAATGTAACTAAAGGTCTCTGGCAAGCACAATAGTTTCAgtgatccaaaaaaaaaaaagaaaaaaacaacttctcaCCATTTTGTTAGTTCAGCTATCTTGACAGATTATGtctttttaatacaaaaataagGACAAATACTGTAtaaattaatatatattaaaagaaTCAGATTGATACATGGGGAATCTACTGAATAAGTACAGGTATTTATGATACAATAAATACTTGTCATTCATGACTGGGGGCAGAATAAACGGACTGAAGTGTGTTTATCCTGGCAGGTAATAGGTTTACCTCTATAGGTGAgagtatttatgtgtgtttgtgtttgtgtgtgttgttcagTAGCTGTAGAAAATAGCACATGATTGAGCACAGCTGTGTGTAGGATCATGCACACAGTCTCAGAGGGTTCAGGAggtctgttaaaagggagactGCAGACTGCAGTGGTGATTTCTTGTGAAGGTTGTCACTGCTCGCCCTCTCCCAGTGCCTTAACGCAGCTCCTCCTAGTGGTGAGTCTGTGGTACTAAGGTTACTCCTAAAACACACAACTGGGGGACAGGAAGCAGGAAGTCTGTGGTCAGGAAGTGGTCAGCTGTCAGTGACACGTCAGTCCTCCAGGGAAGAGACAAGTGTGGCACACCATTAGAGTCATCATGACCAACAAAAAGAAGTAGATAAAAGGAAAAAGTcaacttctgtgtgtgtgtgtgtgtggtttttttttgtctttttcgccacttcataataaaaaataagtctgtTTTCGTACTTTACAATACAATTCGACATCCCCACCGAGGAAGCATCAATCATCAGTCCAGCACTGACAagaaaagaaactttttttttgtttgttttttaagggtttaaaaaaaggtgGTGGGGGGTACTGTGCATGGTTTCCTCACGGGGAATTGGGATCTTGGACAACAGGGGGTGGGGGATCAAGTAAGGCGAGCAGGAACACAGAACATGTCTGGAGAACAGAAAAATCTGCTGAGGGTGTcgtctctgttttttctttcttttttttttttatgaagaaCACTTTGTACAGCCGCACTTGACAACTTTCTCCACTTCCTGGACAAAAGAAGACCCGTCAGTGCACTGGAACGTGTATTTCCTGCGTTTGCTGCGAAGGGGGGTGCAGCAGGTGCCCTGTCCTTCTGCTCCCCCCGGGCAGCTGCCTCGACACTCTAAACGGGAGACCTTCTCCTGGGTTTGGCACGCCGCGTAGCCTTGCTGTCTCTGGTAGACATCTCGGACCCGTTCCCCTCGGCAGGCCACCTCTGCGGACACAAGGAACAGAAAGAATATTTGCAAGGTGTCCAAAGTTTTTACTGAGAACTCCACCAATTCTGCACATCATGGGAAAAGGTTGTCCGGCTTTGGCAACAAAGTAAGAAATATATTAGGAATGATACGACTACtgtttggatttaaaaaaaaaaaaaaaaaaaagagttttgtgGGAATGAAATGTTCAAACAGGAGTGCTCTATTGTGTTCAAATGACAGGCAATCTTAATGGTAAAAGCAGCAACACAACAAGTCAGTACACCAATGACACAAAGAGGACagcaagaagaggaaaaaatggcACGAATatgaagaataaagaaaaaccctTTCTAGAAATAAACTGCTGAGTGAACTGTTCATAAAACTTTCGGGTTTAATTTGGTTCAATGGCGTTAGTTTAGTAGAAGTCGATGTCTGCTGTTGGTTCAACTAAATTCAGAtgtaaaagaaagttttttCTAGAAGCCTTTTTAACAACTCGACAGCTGAAAACTTGATTTTTGTCaatcaaacattttatttgtttcatatttagGAATTTGGTAGTAACATTGAAGTGATACTACTACACTACTACAAAGACTCGTAGTATGTGGTATGAAAGACTTTCTGTATCTGGTTTTGTGTCAGTGGAGCTGAGTCGGTCTGTCCTTCACTGCCATCCAGTAAGCAGCGGCTGGGCCCGGAGCTCGTCAGGATTATCCATGATGGACGGTGACCTCATCTCCACCACAGCTTCAAGTCAGGTTTCCTAATTAGTTTATTCAGTCTGTTGGTGTCATCAGCTCTGATGTTGCTCCGCCAACAGACCGCAGCAAAGTACACTTCAATCGCCTCAAATGGCCCATCAATTTGTTGCACACACTGAATAGCTCAGCCTGAAAAACTGGCCTGCCatgtgtgcattttatttgaaattacaacgcaattatttacaaatatttaacACTACAATAACGGGGTAaaaggaaatgaagaaataattaTACCTTAAGTAATGTGTATGTACTTTTACACATGCTATATATGTATAGTTTTGCTTTGTATAGTATAGTCCTGAAAAAATATGACTTGTTCTAATGTATCTACCTTAATGTTTTTGTAGGTAAACAGAATTACAGTGTAATTCTCCTGTGGAGCTCCTGTGCTGCTCATCAACACAGCAGACAGCTCTCAGGTAGTCAGTAATCCATTAGATGGTGGATGTGTTTACTGACACGTTCTGTAGCTTCTCTACTGCAGCAGCGGTTGGATTGTGTTAAATGCACTTGAGAAATCAAAGAGGATGATCCTCATTGTGCAGCCATTACTATCTAGATGGGAAGAAGCTCTCTGCAGCATGTAAATGATTGTATCATCATCTCCCAGACTTGGTCTGTTTACAAACTGCAGAGATTCAACACTAGCATATTAGGCACCTTCAAAACATGTGATGTGAGGGCAACTGGTCAAGAGCTGTTAAGCTGAATCTGCTGTTGATAAATCTGTGAAATGAGTTGACAAAAGTAGTATCCAGCTCAGAAAAGGAAATGCCCTCGATACACAGACAGACTTGGTTCTTTCTGATTTACCAGTCCTGGGATATAATTCCACTAATATAAAGCTATGTTACCTTTGCAAAAATGTATTCCTTTAATGCTATAATTAgtattaaaaaaaggtttttat
Coding sequences within:
- the LOC113024172 gene encoding intelectin-like produces the protein MLHRIILLFVSLVFLEQVSFADFTSSQIEKCTETTRETEDFEQLKKLRNRFTYIARSCKEIKDRYGEYEDGVYYLTTANGMLYQTYCDMTTAGGGWTLVASVHENSIYGRCTAGDRWSSQQGNNADLPDGDGNWSNRNSFGTVESATADDFKQYPVRYKVGTCSDRGPAIPIIYDHGDAESTKKLYGPNPRREFEPGFITFRAINWESAAMAICSGVKPTVGCNTEHYCIGGGGYFNPEEQCGDFPSFDYDRLGKEQGWSASKEMTEAAVLLFYR